The following coding sequences are from one Nicotiana tomentosiformis chromosome 3, ASM39032v3, whole genome shotgun sequence window:
- the LOC104088482 gene encoding UMP-CMP kinase isoform X1, with the protein MYRRRFTSLPLFFSHFHQVKRADQLKIYQAFSTEIINPVESESSSTRNSPFVAFVLGGPGSGKGTQCLKIAETFGFEHIGAGDLLRKEMYSSTEEGSGPTKICNIFLSEFSAMIQKLMREGSIAPSEVTVKLIRKAIESAGNRKFLIDGFPRSEENRTAYERIIGAEPNFVLFFDCPEEVMVKRVLNRNEGRVDDNEHTVKERLKVYKAVTLPVVNHYAKKGKLYKVDGTGTQEEIFERVRPIFSSLSSLV; encoded by the exons ATGTACAGGAGGCGTTTCACTTCACTCCCtctctttttttctcattttcacCAG GTGAAAAGAGCTGATCAGCTGAAGATTTATCAAGCTTTTTCTACTGAAATTATCAACCCG GTAGAAAGTGAAAGCTCTTCCACAAGAAATAGCCCTTTTGTCGCTTTTGTTTTGG GTGGTCCTGGTAGTGGTAAAGGTACTCAATGCCTGAAGATTGCTGAAACTTTTGGGTTCGAACACATAGGTGCAGGAGATCTATTGAGGAAAGAGATGTATTCCAGCACTGAGGAGGG TTCAGGTCCCACAAAAatttgtaatatctttctatctgAATTCAGTGCCATGATTCAAAAGTTAATGAGGGAAGGAAGTATTGCTCCATCAGAGGTGACTGTCAAGCTGATTCGAAAGGCTATTGAATCAGCTGGAAATCGTAAGTTTCTAATTGATGGTTTTCCAAGAAGTGAAGAGAACCGAACGGCATATGAAAGGATT ATTGGTGCTGAACCAAACTTTGTGCTTTTCTTTGATTGCCCTGAAGAAGTAATGGTCAAACGAGTATTGAACCGGAATGAG GGGCGAGTTGATGATAATGAACATACAGTCAAGGAGCGCCTAAAAGTATATAAAGCTGTAACTCTTCCTGTAGTCAACCATTATGCCAAGAAAGGAAAGCTTTACAAG GTCGATGGTACTGGAACTCAGGAAGAGATATTTGAACGAGTCCGGCCAATTTTCAGTTCATTGAG CTCATTGGTATAA
- the LOC104088482 gene encoding probable UMP-CMP kinase 2 isoform X2 — translation MYRRRFTSLPLFFSHFHQVKRADQLKIYQAFSTEIINPVESESSSTRNSPFVAFVLGGPGSGKGTQCLKIAETFGFEHIGAGDLLRKEMYSSTEEGAMIQKLMREGSIAPSEVTVKLIRKAIESAGNRKFLIDGFPRSEENRTAYERIIGAEPNFVLFFDCPEEVMVKRVLNRNEGRVDDNEHTVKERLKVYKAVTLPVVNHYAKKGKLYKVDGTGTQEEIFERVRPIFSSLSSLV, via the exons ATGTACAGGAGGCGTTTCACTTCACTCCCtctctttttttctcattttcacCAG GTGAAAAGAGCTGATCAGCTGAAGATTTATCAAGCTTTTTCTACTGAAATTATCAACCCG GTAGAAAGTGAAAGCTCTTCCACAAGAAATAGCCCTTTTGTCGCTTTTGTTTTGG GTGGTCCTGGTAGTGGTAAAGGTACTCAATGCCTGAAGATTGCTGAAACTTTTGGGTTCGAACACATAGGTGCAGGAGATCTATTGAGGAAAGAGATGTATTCCAGCACTGAGGAGGG TGCCATGATTCAAAAGTTAATGAGGGAAGGAAGTATTGCTCCATCAGAGGTGACTGTCAAGCTGATTCGAAAGGCTATTGAATCAGCTGGAAATCGTAAGTTTCTAATTGATGGTTTTCCAAGAAGTGAAGAGAACCGAACGGCATATGAAAGGATT ATTGGTGCTGAACCAAACTTTGTGCTTTTCTTTGATTGCCCTGAAGAAGTAATGGTCAAACGAGTATTGAACCGGAATGAG GGGCGAGTTGATGATAATGAACATACAGTCAAGGAGCGCCTAAAAGTATATAAAGCTGTAACTCTTCCTGTAGTCAACCATTATGCCAAGAAAGGAAAGCTTTACAAG GTCGATGGTACTGGAACTCAGGAAGAGATATTTGAACGAGTCCGGCCAATTTTCAGTTCATTGAG CTCATTGGTATAA